A genomic stretch from Setaria viridis chromosome 1, Setaria_viridis_v4.0, whole genome shotgun sequence includes:
- the LOC117841167 gene encoding uncharacterized protein, whose translation MAADPSGRRPRHHPAVNDILSTLADANAALADVQGRLDLEFRASYPDHANPAKLVARLKRVQEEVAALKDLCRDLLTQKQELIDRISVSLVSQRGTTQRLLAASGLPPLSDADEAAQNSLDQVIDEWMAHMKPIVGEDKKQDANQILFSTVIY comes from the exons ATGGCGGCGGATccgagcgggcggcggccgcggcaccACCCGGCGGTGAACGACATCCTGTCCACGCTCGCCGACGCCAacgccgccctcgccgacgTGCAGGGACGCCTCGACCTCGAGTTCCGCGCCTCCTACCCCGACCAT GCCAACccggcgaagctggtggcgcgATTGAAGCGAGTCcaggaggaggtggccgcgCTCAAGGACCTCTGCCGCGACCTCCTCACCCAGAAGCAG GAGCTAATCGACCGGATCAGCGTGAGCCTGGTGTCGCAGCGCGGCACGACGCAGCGGCTGCTCGCCGCGTCCGGGCTGCCCCCCTTGTCCGACGCTGATGAGGCCGCCCAGAACAGCCTCGATCAGGTGATCGACGAGTGGATGGCGCACATGAAACCCATCGTAG GGGAGGACAAGAAACAAGATGCGAACCAGATCCTCTTCTCGACTGTTATCTACTGA